Genomic DNA from Desulfurobacterium indicum:
GGTACTGGCACAGAGAAAGCAAAGATGTTGATATATTTCTTGCAAATCCTCAATACATCACAATGTTATCTCCAAGACTTAACGAATACGCCGAAAGCATAGCTACTGATTACAAAGAATCTTCCACTTTTGTAAAAATATCGGTAGAAAACAGAGAAATAGACTTTATAGTTGCGCCAAATTTAAGCGGGAAACTGCCTGTTAAAAAAACATTGGATTTAAACATGGAAATATTTGTAGAGCAACCGGAAGAAATACTCGTCAAAAAATTCTTTTACAGAACGGAAAGCTTAAAAATAAGAGATTTTTTGGATGCTTATATTGTTTTAAAAGATTCATTAAAAACCGAAAGCACCAGACTGATTCTCAGGAATTTCTTAAAAAAAAAGGAAGAAACCTTAAGAAAAAGGGCAGCTTACTTGCAGGAAGTTGTAAAGAGCGAAGGGATATTAAATACTTTACAAAAACTTTCGGTTTCTCCGTTCCTTATAGAAACGGTTCCCGAAAATTTCATACAAAAAGTAGTAAAAGAAATCCTTGAAAAAAAGTCAACTTAAACACTTTGCTTCAATTTCTAAACTTTACGGGACCCTTTTCTCAGCCGCCCTTAGCTTTGCACTCCTTGCGGCAGGATTTGCTGCTACTTCACTTTCTGACGGCAGAACAGGCTTTTTAGTAATTATTTTAAGGTCTTCTCTCTCTTTTAAAAGTTTCTTTACTATTCTATCTTCAAGAGAGTGAAAGGTGATAACAACAATCCTCCCTCCAGGTTTTAACCTATCAACCGCCTCGGGAATCGCTTCTTCTATACTTTCAAACTCTTTGTTAACGTAGATTCTTATCGCCTGAAAGGTTTTGGTGGCAGGATGCTTCTTTTTTCCAGCCCAGAGCTTTTTAGGTATTACAAATTCAACTATTTTTGCAAGCTCAAGGGTCGTCTTTATCGGCTTTTCTTTTCGTCTCTTTACTATTTCTCTTGCTATCTTCCTTGAAAATCTCTCCTCGCCGTATCGGTATATGATGTTCGCCAAGTCTCTCTCCGATAGAGTATTAACAACATCAGCTGCCGTTAGCTTCTGGCTTCTGTTCATCCTCATATCGAGAGGAGCGTCCTTCCAGAAAGAGAATCCCCTGTCCCCCCTTAACTGGAAGTGGGAAACGCCAAGATCAAAAAGGATACCATCAACAAAATCTATTCCTTCTTCATCAAGAACAACACCTATCTGTGCAAAGTTTGCATGATAAACAGAAAATCTGTTGCCAAACCGCTCAAGCTTCTTTATAGCCCTATCTATTGCCTCTTCATCTCTATCTATAGCTATAACTTTGTTTTGAGGATTTGCCTCAAGTATCGCCTCGGTATGACCGCCTCCACCAAGGGTAGCGTCAACAAAAATTCCCCCTTCCTCAGCCTTTAAAAACTCAATGGATTCATTTAAAAGAACCGGCGGATGAAATATCTCTTTCATTTTTCTCCTTCTGAGCAGCCATCGGTATCATGAAGGCAGGAGTCATCAGTCGGGTCAAGGTGTATCGTAACTTCCCATCTCTTATCGGGATCTATCTGTTTTATCCTTTTCTCAACCTGATCTGATATATCGTGAGCCTCTTTCAGTGAGATTTCGGGATTAAAGACAAGGTGAACATCAACAAAGTTAAAAGGACCTGCCTTTCGCGTTTTCAGAAAATGGTAGCTAGTTACCTTAGGTGTTGACTCTATAATTTGCACTATCTTTTCAACAGTTTCATCTTCAAGGGCAACATCCATCAGTATCAAAATACCTTCTTTTATCAATTCATAAGCAGAATAAATAATGTAAAAAGCTATAGCAATGCCGAAAAATCCGTCAATTGCGTAAAACTTTGTAAAATATACAATGGCAAGTGATAGAAGAACAGCAGAGTTTGAAAGTAGGTCTGTTTTATAGTGAAGGGCGTCTGATTTTACAACAAGGTTTCCCGTTTTTTTAGCAACATATTCAAGAAAAAGGACAAGTCCTCCTGTTAAGACGATGGAGACAATCATAACAATGAGGGAAGTTCCAAGGTGGGTTACCGGTTTGTTATGAATTATTTTCATAATGCCCTGATACATTATGAAAATACCGGATACCGTAATAATCAAGCCTTCTATAACAGCGGCAAGTGCTTCTATTTTTCCGAGTCCGTAGTTAAACTTTTCACTGGGAGGTTTTTCTGCGTTGTGTATGGCAAAGTAATTGAAAAGAGAAACAAAAATATCAAGAATCGAATCAATTGCAGATGCAAGGACGGAAACGGAACCGCTCACGATACCAACAAAAAGTTTTATTACAACAAGCACCGCCGCAACGGAACTTGCTATAACGGTGGCTTTCTTCTGAAGAGACATACTTACTCCTTGAATCCTTTTGGATATGAACCTAAAATCTTCATGAAAGAAGTGCCCTGGGCTACCTCTTCAAGAGCTTTCTTTACTTTCGGTTCAAGTCTATGGCCGTCCATATCAACAAAAAATACATACTCCCACGGACGTTTCTTTGTGGGCCTTGACTCTATTTTACTTAAGTTAACATCATAAAGAGCAAACGGCTTCAAAGCTTGGAATAAAGCACCTGCAACGTGCTTTGTGCTAAACATTATTGACGTTTTGTCGTTACCGGTAGGTGACTCAGAATCTTTCATACCAACGACAAGAAATCTCGTAAAGTTTTGAGAAATTTCCTGAATGTTCTTCTCAAGAATATTTAAATCGTAAAGTAGTGCCGCTGCCTCACTTGCAACGGCGGCAACACCTTTTTCCCTGCTTGCCAACTCTGCAGCTTTTGCAGTGCTTGAAACTTCTTCAATTTCGGCATCCGGCAGATTTTCCATCAGCCACTTCTTTGCCTGAGCTATTGCATGACGGTGGGAATAAACCTTTTTAATGTCTTTTAAAGAAGCTTCCTGACTTAGAAGGTGAAGGTTAACAGGAACAAAAATCTCACCACATATTTTAAGTTCCGTATCAAGAAACATGTCAACGGTATAGTTAACGATACCCTCTATTGAATTTTCAACCGGAACAACACCGTAATCAGCCCTTCCTTTTTCCACCTCTTCAAAAACGTCGGTTATTGAAGCCATAGGCCTTAAATCCGAAGAGGTGCCAAAATGTTTAAGAGCCGCAAGATGAGTAAACGTTGCAAAAGGACCAAGAAAAGCAACTTTTGTAGGTTCTTCAAGAGCACGGCAGGCAGATATTATCTCCCTGAAAATAGCCCTTATTGATTGAGGTGGAAGAACGCCGAACTGCTTGTTCATCTCCTCAAGCTTTATCAGAATCTTTGCTTCCCTTTCAGGGACGTAAAACGGCAATCCCTTTTCTCTCTTAACTTCTCCGACTTCTTTTGCAAACTGCGCCCTTTTGCTTAAAAGCTCTATCAGCTGTTTATCTATTTCATCAATCTGCTTTCTGAGCTCTTCTAATCTGTCCATCTACTTTCTCCTTCTGTTTAAAGGACATCCCTTCCTGCTACACTTAGGACATTTTCCAGTACTTATCCTGACAATTGCAAAAAGAGAAATTAGAAATATTATAACCAAAAAAAGATTCTCAACCACTTTACACGCCCCTTGCACCTTCAAAAAAGCGTAAATATAATCATGCACAAATATTTCAGAGGTAAAAATAAAACAATGCTCGATAAAAGGCTACTGAAAGTTGTAAAAGGAAAGCTAAAAACGGAATGCAAGGTTACCTGCTCAGGACTACCGGGTGGTGCAAAAGCCCTGTTTTTAAAAGAACTTCACACGGCGACTAAAGAAAAATTCATTCTGATAGCACCAACAGAACCCCTCGCTGAAGCACTATATGCAGACCTTTTAAGAGAGAGAATTAACGCTGTTTTCATACCACCGTGGGATTCATCACCTTTTGAGCTTGCATCACCTTCTCCGTCTGTTCAGTATAAACGATTCTCCTCCCTTTTCAGGTTACTTGAAGAAAACTTTGAAATTCTGGTAACAAGCGTTAAAGGTTATCTTCAAAAAGTCCTTTCACCGGAAGAGATAATAGAGTATTCTCTGACCATTGAAAAGGATAAAGAAATCCAAAGGGAAGAACTTGAAAAAGCCTTAAGCAAAGGGGGTTTTACCAGAGTTGAAGCAGATGCAGAAGAAGGAGAATTCCTGCTAAAAGGTGATACCCTTAACGTCAACACACCTGAAGGAAAGGTAATCGTTGAGTTTTTCGGCGATACCGTTGAGAAGATAACGGTAAACGGAAAAGAAAAAGGAGAGATTACAATTTTCCCTCTATTTGAGATGGTACCTGACAGAAATAGGCTTAAAAGCCTTGAAAATATATATCCAGAAGTTTATGAAAAACACTTTCTCTTCCCTTCTTTAAGCGGAGCGGAAAAGCTCCTGCCAGATTTTTTCAAGTTAGTGCCTTTAAAGGAATACATTGAAGGCTACCAGATTGTTATGGTTGAACCTTTTCAATGTAAAGCGATAAAAGAGGATTTCATAAGAGAACTGGAAAATGAAGCGAAAATCCTTGAGCGGGAAGGATATCCTCACTCAAAAGTTGAAGGTTTTGTTTCGGATGAACTTCCTGAACCTTCAATCACGATAGTGGAAAAAGGGGAAAGTGACGCCGACTTTAATTTAGCACCTCTCCCTAACCTTGACGTTGTTGAAGCCGAAGAAATTCTTAAATCTGTTTCTAAAGACACGATAAGAGTAATCTATTCAACCGAAAGCCTGAAAGAAGAGATTGAGAAACTCCAAAAAACGTTAAACCTTAAAATCACCTTTGAAAAAGGCATTTCCGCAGGCGGATACAGGATAAAAGAACAGTCTTTCTCTCACTTGTGCGAAATAGAAGTTTTCTCACCGTTTAAGGAAAAGTCTGTTTTAACCCTTTCGCCAGGTGAACTTGTCGTTCACAGAGACTACGGTATAGGAATATTCAAAGGAATAACCAGTAGAAAGATAGCAAATAAAAAGTTTGACTTTGTCGAAATAGAGTATGCAGGTGGCGAAAAACTTTTCGCCCCGTTTACGCAGATAGACAGAATCTATCCGTATTCAGGTTACAAAGGGAAAAAGCCGAAACTCGACAAGTTAGGCGGAACATCCTGGAAAAATCTTGAAAGACGGATAAAAGCCTCCCTAATAAAGTTTGCCAAAGAACTTGCAGAGCTTTACAAAGAGAGAAAAACGGCAACCGGCGAATCTATTGTTGGAAATCCGGAGATATTAAAGGCGTTTGAAAAAGCGTTTCCGTTTAAAGAGACAGAAGACCAGCTAAAAGCCATAAGAGACGTTTACCGGGACATGGAATCGGAAAAGCCGATGGACAGACTCATATGCGGTGATGTCGGTTTCGGAAAGACGGAAGTTGCCATGAGAGCCGCGATGAAAGCGGTATCCGCAGGAAAGCAGGTTGCACTCCTTGCACCGACAACGATACTTGCAGAACAGCACTACAGAACGTTCAAAAAGAGATTTAAAAACTTTCCTGTAACGATTGAGCTTCTATCAAGATTCAGAACTAAGAAAGAACAAAAAGAGATACTTGAAAAACTTAAAAACGGTGAAATAGACATAATAATCGGCACCCACAGGTTAACCTCTCCTGACGTTGAATTTAAAAATTTAGGACTTTTGATAATAGATGAAGAACACAAGTTCGGCGTTAAAACAAAAGAGAAACTAACATCCCTAAAGAAAAACCTTGACGTCCTTTATCTATCTGCAACGCCGATACCGAGAACCCTCTACTCAGCCATATCGGGATTCAGAGACATATCGGTTATTGAAACGCCCCCCGTCGGCAGAAAGGGAACAAAAGTTGCCGTGATGAAATACACAGATAAAATCCTGAAAACGGCAATAGAGCGGGAGCTTGAAAGAAACGGACAGGTGTTTATTGTCCACAACGATATATCTTCCCTTGAAGAAATTAAACAGAAAATAGAATCCTTTTTCCCTAACGTTCCCTCAGAAATCATTCACGGACAGATGAGGGCAGACAAGATAGAGAGAATCATGCACCGTTTTGTAAACGGTGAAACGAAAATCCTGATAGCAACTTCCATCGTCGAGTCCGGACTTGATATACCTTCAGCAAACACTTTAATCGTTATCGGTGCGGAAAACTTCGGACTATCCCAGCTCTACCAGTTAAAGGGAAGAGTCGGAAGAGGCATAGAAAAAGGCTACTGTTATCTCCTCATCTCACCTAAGGCAAAGCTTACAAAAGATGCTGTAAAAAGACTGGAAGCCGTTAAAAAGGTATCCCAGCTTGGCGGTGGATTCCAGTTAGCACTAAAAGACCTTGAGATAAGAGGTGCCGGAAACCTTTTAGGACCTCAACAGAGCGGTTACATCAACTCTGTGGGACTTGACCTCTACTTAAAACTTTTTTCAGAAGTTGTAGAAGAAAGGGAAAAAGAGAAAGACATTAAGCTAAACATCCCTGTTGAAGCTTTCATCCCTGAAGACTATATAGAGGATTCAAAAGAGAGACTAAAAGTGTATGCAGAACTTTCATCAACAGAAAATCCCTCAGAACTTCTTGATAAGATGAAAGAACTCTACGGACCAATTCCCGATCCCGTTGTAAATACATTCAAGCTATTTAAAATCAAAAAGCTGGCAAAAGAGTTAGGCGTAACGGAACTTTCTCTTACCCCTTCAGGAAGGTTGATACTTAAATTTAGTGACGAGGTAAACATATCACCTGACCGTCTGGTGAAATACATAAAGGAAAAAGGAGCAACATTCACACCGGATAAAACACTTTACATTGACGCAGGAACAACACTTGAAAAGGTAGAAGAAACACTTAAAGAACTCAAGGAGAAAACCTGTGATAAAGAGGATTGAGATAGAGCCGATTCCACTTACCGAAGGATGCTCAAAGCTGGTTCTAAAGGTTGAAAAGGGCATTATCGTTGAAGGTTACTACTACGCACTTGTTCCAGTAAGAGGATTTGAAACTCTACTCCTTGACAAGGAAGCCCCCTTTGCAACGGTTGCCGCAACAAGAATATGCGGCATGTGCCAGGCAGTTCACAGCATAGCGGCGGCAAAAGCCATAGAAGATGCCTGCAACATCGAAGTTCCAGAAGCTGCAGAGAAGTTGAGAGAAGCCCTTAACCTCACCGTAAGAGTCTATAATCACCTGCTTCATCACATTGTCATATCGGGAAACATGTTTGAAGACAAAGACGAACGATTCGAATTTATAAAAGGCGTTCAACGTATCAGAAAAAATATTTCAACAATAATGGAAATCATAGGTGGGGAATTTGTCCATCCTCCCAATATCGTTGTCGGCGGAATATCCTCATCGATAGATGAATCTGTAAGAGAAAGACTTATAAAACTCGCTGACGAAACTATCCCTCTGGCGGAAAAAGAAACCAAAAGGTTCATCGATTACATAAATCATATCTGGAAAAAACGGAATCTGCCTGATAATCTTGGCTCTCATAACCTTGACTTTTTCATAGCTGAAGATTTCAATCCAGAAGAGATAAAAGAACTGTATCCCCAGGAAGTTTTTTCAGAGTTTCCTTTTAAAAGAGAAGCAACAAACACCCTCGTAAAGGTAAAAGGAAGAGCCGTTGAAACAGGCGTTCGAGCCAGAAAGGTTAAAAAAGAAGGTTTAAAACCATCGGGAGGCATAAAAGAACTCCACATACTAAGAGCAGAAGAAATCATATCTACTTTAAAGAAGATGAAAACAATACTTGAAGAAAACACTTTTAATAAAGAATTATGGAATAGAGAATTTCCTGTTTCCGACGGACAGACAACAGGCAACGGAATTGTTGAAGCACCAAGAGGCGTGAATATTCACCAGGTAAGAGTTGATAAAAGTGGAAAGATTACATATTATAAGATTGTTGTACCTACTGCTATAAATATGTTAGCCATTGCAGAAGCGCTTAAAGGCGAAAAAGTTGAATATGCTGAGATGGTGGTGCGGGCGTACGATCCTTGTATCGCCTGTGCAACACACTAACGGGGAGAAAGTTGGTTTATTCATTTGATAACTTTGAATTTAAAGAAGATATAAAAGTTAAAGTTGGTTTCTTTCATCTTTCAAGCTGTTCAGGGTGTCAAATAGCTTTCCTTGATATGTTTGACGAGTTAGCAGATGTTCTTGATACTGTAGAAATAGCCTATTCAAATCTACTTACAAACAACAAAGAGATTCCTAAAATAAACGTTGCTTTCGTTGAAGGCACTTTCTCCATAGGTTTTAAGCCTCACATTAGACTACTTAAAGAAATATACCAAAAAGCAGATATGATAGTAGCCGTAGGTGGATGTGCCGCATTTGGGGGAATAAGAAGATTAAACACAGGTGCCCAGGCACCGCAACCTTCCCATCAGGCATCAATTCCCATAACAGAAATCGCCTTTTTAAGGAACAAAATCAAATATGTTATTCCGGGATGCCCTCCAAATCCTAACCTTTTGTATAAGTTTCTCCTTGCATTACTTGAGATAAACGAGGATTTCTTAAGACCGTTTGAATTCATGGTATTCTCAACATTTGCCTGTGGGTATGACATCCTTACAGAAGTAGTGAACAAAGGGCTCTGCACTGGCTGTGGTACATGTGTTTCTGCCTGTCCAACAAGAGCCCTTGAATTCAGTAAAAGAACACAGAGACCTCAATTCAATAGACTATTTTGTGTAAGCTGCGGCTCATGCCTTGCTGCCTGTCCGCAATCATTCAAACCATACCCTCAGCCGGTTTACGGATAAGGAGGCAAAATGTTAAGGCTTAACAGACAATTTATTCTCGGAAAATTTAAAAAAGCCTTTCTAATAAAAGCCGGCAAAAACACAACTCCGAAAGATAACTTAAGGGTACTTCTGGAATCGGCTTTTGATAAAGGATTGATTGATAGCGTAATAGGAACAACCGTTCGGGAAAAAAAGGGTTTTACA
This window encodes:
- a CDS encoding cation diffusion facilitator family transporter; this translates as MSLQKKATVIASSVAAVLVVIKLFVGIVSGSVSVLASAIDSILDIFVSLFNYFAIHNAEKPPSEKFNYGLGKIEALAAVIEGLIITVSGIFIMYQGIMKIIHNKPVTHLGTSLIVMIVSIVLTGGLVLFLEYVAKKTGNLVVKSDALHYKTDLLSNSAVLLSLAIVYFTKFYAIDGFFGIAIAFYIIYSAYELIKEGILILMDVALEDETVEKIVQIIESTPKVTSYHFLKTRKAGPFNFVDVHLVFNPEISLKEAHDISDQVEKRIKQIDPDKRWEVTIHLDPTDDSCLHDTDGCSEGEK
- a CDS encoding nucleotidyl transferase AbiEii/AbiGii toxin family protein: MEHILKWKLEILDLLNKAISCLKTAGIPYNEWSFGGGSALMFRYWHRESKDVDIFLANPQYITMLSPRLNEYAESIATDYKESSTFVKISVENREIDFIVAPNLSGKLPVKKTLDLNMEIFVEQPEEILVKKFFYRTESLKIRDFLDAYIVLKDSLKTESTRLILRNFLKKKEETLRKRAAYLQEVVKSEGILNTLQKLSVSPFLIETVPENFIQKVVKEILEKKST
- a CDS encoding 4Fe-4S binding protein → MVYSFDNFEFKEDIKVKVGFFHLSSCSGCQIAFLDMFDELADVLDTVEIAYSNLLTNNKEIPKINVAFVEGTFSIGFKPHIRLLKEIYQKADMIVAVGGCAAFGGIRRLNTGAQAPQPSHQASIPITEIAFLRNKIKYVIPGCPPNPNLLYKFLLALLEINEDFLRPFEFMVFSTFACGYDILTEVVNKGLCTGCGTCVSACPTRALEFSKRTQRPQFNRLFCVSCGSCLAACPQSFKPYPQPVYG
- a CDS encoding nickel-dependent hydrogenase large subunit; this translates as MIKRIEIEPIPLTEGCSKLVLKVEKGIIVEGYYYALVPVRGFETLLLDKEAPFATVAATRICGMCQAVHSIAAAKAIEDACNIEVPEAAEKLREALNLTVRVYNHLLHHIVISGNMFEDKDERFEFIKGVQRIRKNISTIMEIIGGEFVHPPNIVVGGISSSIDESVRERLIKLADETIPLAEKETKRFIDYINHIWKKRNLPDNLGSHNLDFFIAEDFNPEEIKELYPQEVFSEFPFKREATNTLVKVKGRAVETGVRARKVKKEGLKPSGGIKELHILRAEEIISTLKKMKTILEENTFNKELWNREFPVSDGQTTGNGIVEAPRGVNIHQVRVDKSGKITYYKIVVPTAINMLAIAEALKGEKVEYAEMVVRAYDPCIACATH
- the mfd gene encoding transcription-repair coupling factor, giving the protein MLDKRLLKVVKGKLKTECKVTCSGLPGGAKALFLKELHTATKEKFILIAPTEPLAEALYADLLRERINAVFIPPWDSSPFELASPSPSVQYKRFSSLFRLLEENFEILVTSVKGYLQKVLSPEEIIEYSLTIEKDKEIQREELEKALSKGGFTRVEADAEEGEFLLKGDTLNVNTPEGKVIVEFFGDTVEKITVNGKEKGEITIFPLFEMVPDRNRLKSLENIYPEVYEKHFLFPSLSGAEKLLPDFFKLVPLKEYIEGYQIVMVEPFQCKAIKEDFIRELENEAKILEREGYPHSKVEGFVSDELPEPSITIVEKGESDADFNLAPLPNLDVVEAEEILKSVSKDTIRVIYSTESLKEEIEKLQKTLNLKITFEKGISAGGYRIKEQSFSHLCEIEVFSPFKEKSVLTLSPGELVVHRDYGIGIFKGITSRKIANKKFDFVEIEYAGGEKLFAPFTQIDRIYPYSGYKGKKPKLDKLGGTSWKNLERRIKASLIKFAKELAELYKERKTATGESIVGNPEILKAFEKAFPFKETEDQLKAIRDVYRDMESEKPMDRLICGDVGFGKTEVAMRAAMKAVSAGKQVALLAPTTILAEQHYRTFKKRFKNFPVTIELLSRFRTKKEQKEILEKLKNGEIDIIIGTHRLTSPDVEFKNLGLLIIDEEHKFGVKTKEKLTSLKKNLDVLYLSATPIPRTLYSAISGFRDISVIETPPVGRKGTKVAVMKYTDKILKTAIERELERNGQVFIVHNDISSLEEIKQKIESFFPNVPSEIIHGQMRADKIERIMHRFVNGETKILIATSIVESGLDIPSANTLIVIGAENFGLSQLYQLKGRVGRGIEKGYCYLLISPKAKLTKDAVKRLEAVKKVSQLGGGFQLALKDLEIRGAGNLLGPQQSGYINSVGLDLYLKLFSEVVEEREKEKDIKLNIPVEAFIPEDYIEDSKERLKVYAELSSTENPSELLDKMKELYGPIPDPVVNTFKLFKIKKLAKELGVTELSLTPSGRLILKFSDEVNISPDRLVKYIKEKGATFTPDKTLYIDAGTTLEKVEETLKELKEKTCDKED
- the rsmH gene encoding 16S rRNA (cytosine(1402)-N(4))-methyltransferase RsmH, which produces MKEIFHPPVLLNESIEFLKAEEGGIFVDATLGGGGHTEAILEANPQNKVIAIDRDEEAIDRAIKKLERFGNRFSVYHANFAQIGVVLDEEGIDFVDGILFDLGVSHFQLRGDRGFSFWKDAPLDMRMNRSQKLTAADVVNTLSERDLANIIYRYGEERFSRKIAREIVKRRKEKPIKTTLELAKIVEFVIPKKLWAGKKKHPATKTFQAIRIYVNKEFESIEEAIPEAVDRLKPGGRIVVITFHSLEDRIVKKLLKEREDLKIITKKPVLPSESEVAANPAARSAKLRAAEKRVP
- the pheA gene encoding prephenate dehydratase, whose product is MDRLEELRKQIDEIDKQLIELLSKRAQFAKEVGEVKREKGLPFYVPEREAKILIKLEEMNKQFGVLPPQSIRAIFREIISACRALEEPTKVAFLGPFATFTHLAALKHFGTSSDLRPMASITDVFEEVEKGRADYGVVPVENSIEGIVNYTVDMFLDTELKICGEIFVPVNLHLLSQEASLKDIKKVYSHRHAIAQAKKWLMENLPDAEIEEVSSTAKAAELASREKGVAAVASEAAALLYDLNILEKNIQEISQNFTRFLVVGMKDSESPTGNDKTSIMFSTKHVAGALFQALKPFALYDVNLSKIESRPTKKRPWEYVFFVDMDGHRLEPKVKKALEEVAQGTSFMKILGSYPKGFKE